The genomic region GAGCACGGCCTCGCGCAGGTCGATCAGGACGCTGCCCATCAGCGCGAACGCCGTGTGCTGCGCGGGGACCCGCCACACGCCCTGGCGCTTGCACTCGCCCATGATCGAGCGCGACGACAGGTGCTCGGGCACGTGGTGCGGCGCGCTGGCCGGGCGGGGCGACGGCACCTGCGGCCGCGGCTCGACAGCGGGCTGCAGGTCGTGCGTGATCGGCACCAGGTCGGCGTACGTCTTGGCCGCCCAGGTGAGGTCGAGGCGCTCCTCCAGCTCGTCGAGGTCGAGCCGGCCCTCGCCCGCCGCCACACGCAGCACCTCGGCCACCTGCTCCCGGTCGGCGTGCGAGACCCGCATCGACAACGGGTCCGGGGCGCGCTCCTCCATCTCTCCCATGCCCGCAGAGTAGTGCCGACGCACGCGGCGTACCCTGGGCGCTCGTGAGCGAAGCCGAGTTCCGTTACTCCGACCTCCTGCCCACCGGCAAGGACGACACTCCCTACCGGTTGGTCACCACCGAGGGCGTCTCGACCGTCGACGTCGAGGGCCAGACCTTCCTCAAGGTCAGCCCGGAGGCGATCCAGCGCCTGACCGCCGAGGCGATGCACGACATCGCCCACTACCTGCGCCCCGCCCACCTGGCACAGCTGCGCAAGATCATCGACGACCCCGATGCGTCGGGCAACGACCGGTTCGTGGCCACCGACCTGCTCAAGAACGTCAACATCTCCGCCGGCGGCGTGCTGCCGATGTGCCAGGACACCGGCACCGCGATCGTGATGGGCAAGAAGTCCGAGGGCGTGCTGACCGGCATCGACGACGGCGAGGCGATCAGCCGCGGCGTCCACGAGGCCTACACCAAGCTCAACCTGCGCTACTCGCAGCTCGCGCCGCTGACGACGTACGACGAGAAGAACACCGGCACCAACCTGCCGGCGCAGATCGAGATCTACTCCACGCCCCAGACCTCGGGGAAGCCCGAGTACAAGTTCCTCTTCATGGCCAAGGGCGGCGGGTCGGCCAACAAGTCGTTCCTGTTCCAGGAGACCAAGGCGATCCTCAACCCGAAGCGGATGCTGAGCTTCCTCGACGAGAAGATCCGCTCGCTCGGCACGGCCGCCTGCCCGCCGTACCACCTGGCCGTGGTCATCGGCGGCACCAGCGCGGAGTTCGCGCTCAAGACCGCCAAGTACGCCTCGGCGCACTACCTCGACAACCTGCCCACCGAGGGCTCGATGGACGCCCACGGCTTCCGCGACCTCGAGCTGGAGGAGCAGGTCTTCGAGCTGACCCAGTCGTTCGGCATCGGCGCCCAGTTCGGGGGCAAGTACTTCTGCCACGACGTGCGCGTCGTGCGGCTGCCGCGCCACGGCGCGTCGTGCCCCGTCGCGATCGCCGTCTCCTGCTCGGCCGACCGGCAGGCGCTCGGCAAGATCACCCCCGAGGGCGTCTTCCTCGAGCAGCTCGAGACGGATCCCGCGCACTACCTGCCCGAGACCACCGACGAGGCCCTGCAGGCCGAGGCCGACGTGGTGCGCATCGACCTCAACCAGCCGATGGCCGACATCCTCGCCGAGCTCACGAAGCACCCGGTCAAGACCCGCCTCTCCCTGACCGGGCCGCTGGTCGTGGCCCGCGACATCGCACACGCCAAGATCCAGGAGCGCCTCGACGCCGGCGAGGGCATGCCGCAGTACCTCAAGGACCACGCGGTGTACTACGCCGGCCCGGCCAAGACCCCCGAGGGCTACGCCTCCGGGTCGTTCGGGCCGACCACCGCGGGTCGGATGGACTCCTACGTGAAGTCGTTCCAGGCCGAGGGCGGCTCGATGGTGATGCTCGCCAAGGGCAACCGCTCCAAGCAGGTCACCGAGTCGTGCGGCGAGCACGGCGGCTTCTACCTCGGCTCGATCGGTGGCCCCGCCGCCCGCCTGGCCCAGGACTGCATCAAGTCGGTCGAGGTGCTGGAGTACCCCGAGCTCGGCATGGAGGCGGTCTGGAAGATCGAGGTCGAGGACTTCCCCGCCTTCATCGT from Nocardioides salarius harbors:
- a CDS encoding DUF1707 SHOCT-like domain-containing protein, whose protein sequence is MGEMEERAPDPLSMRVSHADREQVAEVLRVAAGEGRLDLDELEERLDLTWAAKTYADLVPITHDLQPAVEPRPQVPSPRPASAPHHVPEHLSSRSIMGECKRQGVWRVPAQHTAFALMGSVLIDLREAVLESHETRIQASAVMGEVKVVVPAHVHVVVDGTPVMGDYGQGKDKVPAALGPDSPVVRVQGVAVMGSVQVQRLPPPGTPKKYLGTY
- a CDS encoding fumarate hydratase is translated as MSEAEFRYSDLLPTGKDDTPYRLVTTEGVSTVDVEGQTFLKVSPEAIQRLTAEAMHDIAHYLRPAHLAQLRKIIDDPDASGNDRFVATDLLKNVNISAGGVLPMCQDTGTAIVMGKKSEGVLTGIDDGEAISRGVHEAYTKLNLRYSQLAPLTTYDEKNTGTNLPAQIEIYSTPQTSGKPEYKFLFMAKGGGSANKSFLFQETKAILNPKRMLSFLDEKIRSLGTAACPPYHLAVVIGGTSAEFALKTAKYASAHYLDNLPTEGSMDAHGFRDLELEEQVFELTQSFGIGAQFGGKYFCHDVRVVRLPRHGASCPVAIAVSCSADRQALGKITPEGVFLEQLETDPAHYLPETTDEALQAEADVVRIDLNQPMADILAELTKHPVKTRLSLTGPLVVARDIAHAKIQERLDAGEGMPQYLKDHAVYYAGPAKTPEGYASGSFGPTTAGRMDSYVKSFQAEGGSMVMLAKGNRSKQVTESCGEHGGFYLGSIGGPAARLAQDCIKSVEVLEYPELGMEAVWKIEVEDFPAFIVVDDKGNDFFTDPGGAVTVPISGIRVRSAE